A portion of the Chelmon rostratus isolate fCheRos1 chromosome 15, fCheRos1.pri, whole genome shotgun sequence genome contains these proteins:
- the LOC121618907 gene encoding dr1-associated corepressor homolog, with protein sequence MSEPGVEDMENMPEEEEEEVEGEECSGSESDGEGHKKEKKEKKGGKGRGGEMSGNRGGRGSPRGRGGRGGQGGR encoded by the exons CCGGCGTAGAG GACATGGAAAACatgccagaggaggaggaagaggaggtagAGGGAGAGGAGTGCTCAGGATCAGAGTCAGATGGG GAAGGACATAAAAAG gagaaaaaagaaaagaaaggaggaaagggaCGTGGAGGCGAAATGAGTGGAAACCGTGGTGGTCGTGGGAGTCCTAGAGGTCGTGGAGGCCGTGGAGGTCAGGGTGGCAgataa